A stretch of DNA from Shewanella sediminis HAW-EB3:
TGCAACTCTTGGCTCAAAGGATTGATTAAATGAAACTCTTCTATTCAGATGCTTCTCCCTATGCTCGTTGTGTTCGGGTTGTTATTCGCTATCTCGAAATTGACGGTATCGATGAGTTAAAAACAGATCCCTTCGATAATAGTGAGGCATTGCTTCAAGCCAATCCACTGGGGAAGATCCCCTGTCTTCAGCTCAATGATGGCTCAGCCATTTATGACAGTGAGGTGATATTACGCTTCTTTGATTTTGAATTTGGCAGGAGCCAATTGTTTGGAGCGGGTGTTCATGATTGGAGAAACGAAAGCCACTTTTCATTAATCAAAGGAATGTTAGATAGCGCCGTTGCATTAAGACAGGAGCAGTTGAGAGAGGAGGGGAAGCGGTCCTTATTTTGGACAGCAAGACATGAGCAAGCCCTGTTTAGGGGGCTAAAGCAACTCGAGCGTTCAGGTGTGATATCAAGACCCCGTCTGGTTATTCAGCAGATCAGTTTAGCCTGTTTATTAGAGTATTTGGATTTCAGGCATCCCGATATTAGTTGGCGAAAACTTGCGCCCGCGATCTCCAGTTGGCTTTCGGACTTTGAAACCGAACCGGCGATGCAGAGTACCAGACCCAGTTGAGACGAGCCTACAATATCGCTGACTGTCCATTGTACCTCCTATGAAACTTGGTTTAACGTTTGAAGTCAGGCCATGTTTTTTGAGCTATGTTAGGGTGAAATTGTTGTTAAGTTAACATTTATACTGATACTGCTTGCTCATTTGT
This window harbors:
- a CDS encoding glutathione S-transferase N-terminal domain-containing protein, with translation MKLFYSDASPYARCVRVVIRYLEIDGIDELKTDPFDNSEALLQANPLGKIPCLQLNDGSAIYDSEVILRFFDFEFGRSQLFGAGVHDWRNESHFSLIKGMLDSAVALRQEQLREEGKRSLFWTARHEQALFRGLKQLERSGVISRPRLVIQQISLACLLEYLDFRHPDISWRKLAPAISSWLSDFETEPAMQSTRPS